One genomic window of Halovivax cerinus includes the following:
- a CDS encoding DUF655 domain-containing protein, which produces MSESERDESAQRRAVVLDYLAHGLSSSGRPQYERSPAGYAMDVDDFGLYEVAFDEDERLTIGTQVVLEPVDARTIVEDARPASYDDLSSGAHSELEYVIRDLVEDDERRFVDFYNEAQPITLRLHQLNLLPGIGKKLRNSILEERKRKPFESFEELEERVSGLHDPDDILVERILEEIRDDDLKYRTFVGRQAEDAR; this is translated from the coding sequence ATGAGTGAATCCGAACGTGACGAGTCGGCGCAGCGGCGCGCGGTCGTGCTGGATTATCTGGCGCACGGTCTCTCCTCGAGTGGCCGGCCGCAGTACGAACGCTCCCCCGCCGGGTACGCGATGGATGTCGACGATTTCGGACTCTACGAGGTTGCGTTCGACGAGGACGAACGGTTGACGATCGGAACGCAGGTCGTTCTCGAACCGGTAGACGCGCGAACGATCGTCGAAGACGCCAGACCGGCGTCGTACGACGATCTCTCATCCGGCGCCCACTCGGAACTCGAGTACGTGATCCGGGACCTCGTCGAGGACGACGAGCGACGGTTCGTCGACTTCTACAACGAGGCCCAGCCGATCACGTTGCGGCTCCACCAGCTGAACCTCCTACCGGGAATCGGGAAGAAACTGCGGAACTCGATCCTCGAAGAGCGAAAGCGAAAACCCTTCGAGAGCTTCGAGGAACTCGAAGAGCGCGTCTCGGGGTTACACGATCCGGACGACATCCTCGTCGAGCGGATCTTAGAGGAGATCAGAGACGACGACCTGAAGTACCGAACGTTCGTCGGCCGGCAGGCCGAAGACGCCCGGTGA
- a CDS encoding elongation factor 1-beta — protein MGKVAAAIKVMPNSPDIDLDDLQERLEATLPEGAKINGVEREDVAFGLVALVPTVIVPDGAGGTEAVEDAFTEVDGVESVDVQNVGRI, from the coding sequence ATGGGTAAAGTAGCAGCTGCGATCAAGGTCATGCCGAACAGCCCGGACATCGACCTGGACGACCTCCAGGAGCGTCTCGAAGCGACCCTCCCCGAGGGGGCGAAGATCAACGGCGTCGAACGCGAGGACGTCGCGTTCGGTCTCGTCGCGCTCGTCCCGACCGTCATCGTTCCCGACGGTGCCGGCGGTACCGAGGCCGTCGAGGACGCATTCACCGAAGTCGACGGCGTCGAGAGCGTCGACGTCCAGAACGTCGGTCGTATCTGA
- a CDS encoding cystathionine gamma-synthase, whose translation MDDDHFRFETRSIHAGQEPDPETGAVMTPIHANSTYEQDGPGEHRGYEYSRTGNPTRSDLEANLASLENGEYGRCFSSGMGSINTVLNTLSAGDHVVTGTDVYGGTHRIFTQVYEDYDIEFTFVDMTDLEAIEAGFRENTELLWLETPTNPLMSIVDIEGAAAIAHDHDAICAIDNTFATPYLQRPLDLGADVVSHSLTKYLGGHSDVVGGALVTNDPDLDEQFGFYQNAVGATPGPFESFLVLRGTKTLPVRMDRHCENARAIAAWLDDHPDVETVYYPGLESHPGHDLAARQMDDFGGMLSFELDATLDEASAVVSNTEVFTLAESLGGVESLIEQPAPMTHAAVPREDRLAAGLTDGLVRISVGIEHVDDLLADLETAIDAALS comes from the coding sequence ATGGACGACGACCACTTCCGGTTCGAGACGCGATCGATTCACGCGGGACAGGAGCCGGATCCGGAGACTGGAGCGGTGATGACGCCGATCCACGCCAACTCGACCTACGAACAGGACGGTCCGGGGGAGCATCGAGGGTACGAGTACTCCCGGACGGGCAACCCGACGAGAAGCGACCTCGAGGCGAATCTAGCCAGCCTGGAGAACGGCGAGTACGGACGCTGTTTCTCGAGCGGGATGGGATCGATCAACACCGTCCTCAACACGCTTTCGGCCGGCGACCACGTCGTCACCGGCACCGACGTCTACGGCGGGACGCATCGCATCTTTACGCAGGTGTACGAGGACTACGATATCGAGTTTACGTTCGTCGATATGACCGACCTCGAGGCCATCGAGGCCGGATTTCGCGAGAACACCGAACTGCTCTGGCTCGAGACGCCGACCAACCCGCTCATGTCGATCGTCGACATCGAGGGCGCGGCGGCGATCGCGCACGACCACGACGCCATCTGCGCGATCGACAATACGTTCGCGACGCCGTATCTGCAGCGACCACTCGACCTCGGTGCCGACGTCGTCTCGCACTCGCTGACGAAGTACCTCGGCGGACACTCCGACGTCGTCGGCGGCGCGCTGGTGACGAACGATCCCGATCTCGACGAGCAGTTCGGCTTCTACCAGAACGCCGTGGGCGCGACCCCTGGTCCATTCGAGAGTTTCCTCGTCCTCCGCGGGACGAAGACGCTCCCCGTCCGGATGGACCGCCACTGCGAGAACGCCCGGGCTATCGCCGCGTGGCTCGACGACCACCCGGACGTCGAGACGGTGTACTATCCGGGACTCGAGTCCCACCCGGGTCACGACCTCGCGGCGCGCCAGATGGACGACTTCGGCGGCATGCTGAGCTTCGAACTGGACGCGACGTTGGACGAGGCGAGCGCCGTCGTCTCGAACACGGAGGTGTTTACCCTCGCGGAGAGCCTGGGCGGCGTCGAGAGTCTCATCGAACAGCCGGCCCCGATGACCCACGCCGCCGTGCCCCGCGAGGACCGTCTCGCCGCCGGTCTGACCGACGGCCTCGTTCGCATCAGCGTCGGCATCGAGCACGTCGACGACCTGCTCGCCGACCTCGAAACCGCGATCGACGCAGCCCTGTCCTGA
- a CDS encoding helix-turn-helix domain-containing protein: protein MKSLRIAITPDQELVAAEGNMAVASSAVDRHLILGGAVLDGRETTISYVEGDPDAIESILDASTAVDEYDVTATDGGCFLYCRQALTESALTLFDAFFQETIVVVPPYECRSDGSIHMTVVGAPSEVQAVLQEFPDDVGVEVLRVGDTVGGAVTELSDRQREAVAAAWECGYYEVPRDDGIDAVADELDCAVSTASDLLRRAESRLVANALDVQR from the coding sequence GTGAAGTCTCTCAGGATCGCGATCACGCCGGATCAGGAGCTCGTGGCGGCCGAAGGGAACATGGCCGTCGCCTCGTCGGCCGTCGACAGACACCTGATTCTGGGTGGCGCAGTCCTCGACGGTCGAGAGACGACGATCTCGTACGTCGAGGGCGACCCCGACGCCATCGAGTCTATCCTCGACGCGTCGACTGCCGTCGACGAGTACGACGTGACAGCGACCGACGGCGGCTGCTTTCTGTACTGTCGGCAGGCGTTGACCGAGTCGGCGCTGACGCTGTTCGACGCGTTCTTCCAGGAGACGATCGTCGTGGTACCGCCCTACGAGTGCCGATCCGACGGCTCGATCCACATGACCGTCGTCGGGGCACCGTCGGAGGTCCAGGCCGTCCTCCAGGAGTTCCCGGACGACGTTGGCGTCGAGGTGCTTCGGGTCGGAGACACCGTCGGCGGCGCGGTGACCGAACTCTCCGACCGCCAGCGGGAGGCGGTCGCCGCCGCGTGGGAGTGTGGCTACTACGAGGTGCCGCGAGACGATGGTATCGACGCCGTCGCCGACGAACTGGACTGTGCCGTCTCGACGGCGTCGGACCTGCTCAGACGGGCCGAGTCGCGCCTGGTCGCGAACGCGCTCGACGTCCAGCGATAG
- a CDS encoding 16S ribosomal RNA methyltransferase A produces MRDPDELLVRAGVRGNPDRDQHFLVDDRVLDRLPTYLDAVDTTDGDDGPAVDPTALAGEHLLEIGPGTGALTDRLLATGASVTVVERDRDLVAFLKREFADEVDAGRLTVIEGDALDVEFPDVSASVSNLPYSVSSGVAFRLLPLGVPLVCMFQKEFAERMVAEPGTSAYGRLSVSTRHYAAPEIVETVPPEAFSPPPAVESAVVRTRPRTPSYEVADDAFFLRFVKALFTQRRKTVRNGIRNTAHISGLDDPDAVVDAAPEALCSKRPDALAPAEFAELATIARSIEGNDRDD; encoded by the coding sequence ATGAGAGATCCGGACGAACTCCTGGTCAGGGCTGGTGTCCGCGGTAACCCCGACCGGGATCAGCATTTCCTCGTCGACGATCGCGTCCTGGATCGGTTGCCGACGTACCTCGACGCGGTCGACACGACCGACGGTGACGACGGGCCTGCCGTCGACCCGACCGCGCTGGCGGGCGAACACCTCCTCGAGATCGGGCCCGGAACGGGAGCGCTGACGGATCGATTGCTCGCGACTGGTGCGTCGGTCACCGTCGTCGAGCGCGACCGCGACCTGGTTGCGTTCCTGAAACGAGAGTTCGCCGACGAGGTCGACGCCGGACGACTCACGGTGATCGAGGGGGACGCCCTCGACGTCGAGTTCCCGGACGTCTCGGCGTCCGTCTCGAACCTCCCGTACAGCGTCTCGAGCGGGGTGGCGTTCCGTCTACTGCCGCTCGGCGTTCCGCTGGTCTGTATGTTCCAGAAGGAGTTCGCCGAACGGATGGTCGCCGAACCCGGAACGTCGGCCTACGGCCGGCTCTCGGTCTCGACACGCCACTACGCGGCACCCGAGATCGTGGAGACGGTGCCGCCGGAAGCGTTCTCGCCGCCACCCGCCGTCGAGAGTGCCGTCGTCCGAACGCGGCCGCGGACGCCGTCGTACGAGGTGGCCGACGACGCGTTCTTCTTGCGGTTCGTGAAAGCGCTGTTCACGCAGCGGCGCAAGACCGTTCGCAACGGGATCCGAAACACGGCACACATCTCCGGTCTCGACGACCCAGACGCCGTGGTGGACGCTGCCCCCGAGGCTCTGTGTTCGAAGCGTCCTGACGCCCTGGCGCCGGCCGAGTTCGCCGAACTGGCGACGATCGCTCGATCGATCGAGGGGAACGACCGTGACGACTGA
- a CDS encoding RNA polymerase Rpb4 family protein, with translation MTIFKEIVDEEYLTVSETKELLADIEAERALDEDRELRYELARAIEHANRFAVLDPDESRELVADLEAHEKIDEATAYKIANLLPRDRDELRAVFAQERYSLSGDELDDVLDTVAKYA, from the coding sequence ATGACCATCTTCAAGGAGATCGTCGACGAGGAGTACCTGACCGTCTCCGAGACCAAAGAACTCCTCGCGGACATCGAAGCCGAGCGCGCCCTGGACGAGGACCGTGAGCTCCGCTACGAACTCGCGCGAGCGATCGAACACGCGAACCGGTTCGCCGTCCTCGATCCCGACGAATCCCGTGAACTGGTCGCCGACCTCGAAGCCCACGAGAAGATCGACGAGGCGACGGCCTACAAGATCGCCAATCTGTTACCCAGAGATCGGGACGAGCTTCGGGCCGTCTTCGCACAGGAGCGCTACTCGCTCTCCGGAGACGAACTCGACGACGTACTCGACACCGTCGCGAAGTACGCCTGA
- a CDS encoding class I SAM-dependent methyltransferase, translated as MTSNMDNRARPERERESSGAEGGSRPSSMDADDVGMAGTNSADPDLLDAFRADGATVVSRDDVAALDPTAHDRGRSLYDWWSDRDWLYDAVIGLAGSLRDDTFDALALEPGETVLDLACGPGTNFEVLREAVGPDGTVVGLDYSPGMVQSARTQVDERGWENVHVVQADASVTCGPDDAFDAVVTTFALHTFPDAAGALETVHDALAPDGRFVVLDSRPLTDGLASRINPVYERVIEWMVNHQRGVDTLELLRETFERVRVVETYDGGAGYLAVAETGDANASG; from the coding sequence ATGACATCGAACATGGACAACCGAGCGCGGCCGGAACGGGAGCGAGAGTCGAGCGGCGCCGAAGGCGGGAGTCGGCCGTCCTCGATGGACGCAGACGACGTGGGGATGGCTGGCACGAACTCCGCCGATCCGGACCTTCTAGATGCGTTCCGAGCCGATGGGGCGACGGTCGTCTCGCGTGACGACGTCGCGGCGCTCGATCCGACAGCGCACGATCGCGGTCGCTCCCTGTACGACTGGTGGAGCGATCGCGACTGGTTGTACGACGCTGTCATTGGGCTGGCAGGATCGCTGCGGGACGATACGTTCGACGCGCTCGCCCTCGAACCCGGCGAGACCGTCCTCGACCTCGCGTGCGGGCCCGGGACGAACTTCGAGGTCCTCCGCGAGGCTGTCGGCCCCGACGGGACCGTCGTGGGCCTCGACTACTCGCCCGGGATGGTGCAGTCGGCGCGAACACAGGTCGACGAACGGGGCTGGGAGAACGTCCACGTCGTCCAGGCGGACGCCTCGGTGACCTGCGGTCCCGACGACGCGTTCGACGCCGTCGTCACGACGTTCGCACTCCACACGTTTCCCGACGCGGCGGGTGCACTCGAGACCGTCCACGACGCGCTGGCGCCCGACGGCCGATTCGTCGTGCTCGATTCGCGCCCGCTGACCGACGGGCTGGCCAGCCGCATCAACCCGGTGTACGAGCGGGTCATCGAGTGGATGGTGAATCACCAGCGCGGCGTCGACACGCTCGAGTTACTGCGGGAGACGTTCGAGCGGGTACGGGTCGTCGAGACGTACGACGGCGGGGCCGGCTACCTCGCCGTCGCAGAGACTGGCGACGCGAACGCCTCCGGGTGA
- the rpl12p gene encoding 50S ribosomal protein P1, with product MEYVYAALILNEADAEINEDNLTDVLDAAGVDVEESRVKALVAALEDVDIDEAVADAAAVPAAGGAAAAPAEEGGEDEDEEVEETSDVPDTTDDDDDEDEASGEGLGELFG from the coding sequence ATGGAATACGTATACGCTGCACTCATCCTGAACGAAGCGGACGCAGAGATCAACGAAGACAACCTGACCGACGTGCTCGACGCAGCAGGCGTCGACGTCGAGGAGTCCCGCGTGAAGGCGCTCGTCGCCGCACTCGAGGACGTCGACATCGACGAAGCCGTCGCCGACGCCGCTGCCGTGCCCGCCGCAGGTGGCGCCGCTGCCGCGCCGGCCGAGGAGGGCGGCGAGGACGAAGACGAAGAAGTCGAAGAGACCAGCGACGTCCCGGACACGACGGACGACGATGACGACGAAGACGAGGCCAGCGGTGAGGGTCTCGGCGAACTCTTCGGCTGA
- a CDS encoding 50S ribosomal protein L21e produces MPKSNGPRQGTRNKLRNDPRNRGTSPPQRAIQEYDVGQKVHLKIDPSVQDGRFHPRFDGRTGEVVGTQGTAFTVEVTDGGSSKTLIVTAAHLRAQDE; encoded by the coding sequence ATGCCCAAATCGAACGGCCCTCGCCAGGGAACGCGGAACAAGCTCCGTAACGACCCCCGAAACCGTGGGACGTCCCCGCCACAGCGTGCGATTCAGGAGTACGACGTGGGGCAGAAGGTCCACCTGAAGATCGACCCGAGCGTCCAGGACGGTCGGTTCCACCCGCGCTTCGACGGTCGAACGGGAGAGGTCGTCGGCACGCAGGGGACGGCCTTCACGGTCGAGGTGACAGACGGCGGGTCGTCGAAGACGCTCATCGTCACGGCCGCCCACCTCCGCGCACAGGACGAATGA
- a CDS encoding mechanosensitive ion channel family protein yields the protein MDASITALDGLGTIFETTTQRLVVTALVTASFVYGLRVGRRALKRLDDHVRPVYRDVVGALVFLAGSGLASGIVVGTWQQTTHVTTVVNGNGLGGETIARLIVSTILVVTGVIGTRFLRRLIRNILGSASSVTDHQKEVTYRLTQVIVYAMVSIIVLGIWVEDIGAILVGAGFLGIVLGMAAQQTLGSVLSGFVLMFSRPFEIGDWVLIGDVHEGVVTDISIVDTRLRTVDGEYIVLPNDVVGSSAVTNRSHAGRLRLEVEVGVDYAADVERAAALATEIAESVDIVLNAPSPRVATKSLGDSSVVLGVRFWIDRPRARRAAEARTAVTNAIKAGFDDADVKIPFPQRELSGAVDATADPHAVDESEAVVAYEETDETGPATSDNGTGGAQNGDGTSGDS from the coding sequence ATGGACGCCTCGATCACCGCGCTCGACGGGCTGGGGACGATATTCGAGACGACGACGCAGCGCCTCGTCGTTACCGCGCTCGTCACTGCCAGTTTCGTCTACGGACTCAGGGTCGGCCGACGAGCGCTGAAGCGTCTCGACGATCACGTCCGCCCGGTCTACAGGGACGTCGTCGGCGCACTCGTGTTTCTCGCCGGCTCCGGACTCGCGTCCGGCATCGTCGTCGGGACCTGGCAGCAGACGACACACGTCACGACGGTGGTGAACGGGAACGGTCTGGGCGGAGAGACGATCGCCCGGTTGATCGTCTCGACCATCCTCGTCGTCACCGGCGTCATCGGCACGCGATTCCTCAGACGCCTCATCAGGAACATCCTCGGATCGGCCTCGTCGGTCACGGACCACCAGAAGGAAGTCACGTACCGACTGACGCAGGTCATCGTCTACGCGATGGTGTCGATCATCGTGCTCGGTATCTGGGTGGAGGATATCGGTGCGATCCTCGTCGGCGCCGGGTTCCTCGGTATCGTCCTCGGCATGGCTGCCCAGCAGACGCTCGGGTCGGTGCTATCCGGCTTCGTCCTCATGTTCTCCCGCCCGTTCGAGATCGGCGACTGGGTGCTAATCGGCGACGTTCACGAAGGCGTGGTGACGGACATCTCCATCGTCGACACGCGCCTCAGAACGGTCGACGGCGAGTACATCGTTCTGCCGAACGACGTCGTCGGGTCGTCGGCGGTGACGAACCGGTCGCACGCCGGACGACTACGGCTCGAAGTTGAGGTCGGCGTCGACTACGCGGCCGACGTCGAGCGGGCCGCGGCGCTTGCGACGGAGATCGCGGAGTCGGTGGACATCGTCCTGAACGCCCCGTCACCGCGCGTGGCGACGAAGTCGCTCGGTGACTCGTCGGTCGTCCTCGGCGTTCGATTCTGGATCGACCGACCGCGCGCACGTCGGGCCGCGGAAGCGAGGACGGCGGTCACGAACGCGATCAAGGCCGGCTTCGACGACGCCGACGTCAAGATCCCCTTCCCACAGCGAGAACTCTCCGGAGCCGTCGACGCGACGGCCGATCCGCACGCGGTCGACGAGTCCGAGGCGGTGGTCGCGTACGAGGAGACGGACGAAACGGGTCCGGCGACGTCCGATAACGGGACCGGTGGGGCCCAGAACGGCGACGGCACGTCCGGTGACAGCTGA
- a CDS encoding MBL fold metallo-hydrolase has protein sequence MPDDTSVHALTIPIEFGDRTVSITPTAVETDDGLVLVDVGPEPATDRLATALADVGFGFDDVDRVILTHHDADHAGGLATLRERTDVTIAAHPAERPHVNGDEMPVKGPDDDRYPPAEVDEELADGATYSTRAGPLRVVETPGHTAGHVSLYLPDERLLLAGDALVADEDEPLSGPKPAYTIDEERAADSVATLAELDVDHVICHHGGYVPLGTDRIQEIATTFETGD, from the coding sequence ATGCCCGACGACACCAGCGTGCACGCGCTCACGATTCCGATCGAGTTCGGTGATCGAACGGTCTCGATCACCCCGACTGCGGTCGAAACCGACGACGGACTCGTCCTGGTCGACGTGGGACCCGAACCGGCGACCGATCGCCTGGCGACCGCACTCGCGGACGTCGGATTCGGGTTCGACGACGTCGACCGCGTCATCCTCACGCACCACGACGCCGACCACGCGGGCGGGCTCGCGACACTCCGAGAGCGAACGGACGTCACGATCGCCGCCCACCCCGCGGAGCGACCGCACGTAAACGGCGACGAGATGCCGGTGAAGGGCCCGGACGACGATCGATACCCGCCGGCCGAGGTGGACGAGGAACTGGCGGACGGTGCGACGTATTCGACCCGCGCCGGACCCCTTCGCGTCGTGGAGACGCCCGGTCACACCGCCGGGCACGTCTCCCTCTATCTCCCCGATGAGCGCCTCCTCCTGGCCGGTGACGCTCTCGTCGCCGACGAGGACGAGCCACTCTCGGGGCCGAAACCGGCCTACACGATAGACGAGGAACGGGCGGCCGACTCCGTGGCGACTCTCGCGGAACTCGACGTCGATCACGTGATCTGCCACCACGGCGGGTACGTGCCGCTCGGTACCGACCGCATTCAAGAAATCGCGACGACGTTCGAGACCGGCGACTGA
- a CDS encoding HVO_2753 family zinc finger protein, with the protein MSTTDDRGDRACVSCGINVSGTNAARFKCPDCGATIHRCATCRKQSNLYECPDCGFTGP; encoded by the coding sequence ATGAGTACGACGGACGACCGCGGAGACCGCGCGTGCGTGTCCTGCGGGATCAACGTCTCCGGAACCAACGCGGCTCGGTTCAAGTGCCCCGACTGTGGTGCGACGATCCACCGCTGTGCAACCTGCCGCAAGCAGAGCAACCTCTATGAGTGTCCCGACTGCGGATTCACCGGACCGTAA
- a CDS encoding 50S ribosomal protein L1 — MADSDIETAVTRALEESPDRNFTETVDLAINLRDLDLDEPSNRVDESVVLPAGTGQETTIVVFAEGETALRAEDVADDVLDGDELADLGDDDDAAKELADDTDFFIAEEAMMQNIGRYLGTVLGPRGKMPTPLSPDDDVVETVNRMKNTVQLRSGDRRTFHTRVGAEDMGAEDIADNVDVILRRLHADLEKGPQNIGSVFVKTTMGPSVEVA, encoded by the coding sequence ATGGCAGATTCGGATATCGAAACAGCAGTCACGCGCGCACTCGAGGAGTCACCGGACCGGAACTTTACCGAGACGGTCGACCTCGCGATCAATTTGCGTGACCTAGATCTCGACGAACCGTCGAATCGCGTCGACGAGTCAGTCGTCCTCCCGGCCGGTACCGGCCAGGAGACGACGATCGTCGTCTTCGCCGAAGGGGAAACGGCGCTCAGAGCCGAGGACGTCGCGGACGACGTCTTAGACGGCGACGAGCTCGCAGACCTCGGTGACGACGACGATGCGGCCAAGGAACTGGCCGACGACACCGACTTCTTCATCGCCGAGGAGGCGATGATGCAGAACATCGGACGGTACCTCGGTACCGTCCTCGGTCCGCGCGGGAAGATGCCGACGCCGCTCTCGCCGGACGACGACGTGGTCGAAACAGTAAACAGAATGAAAAACACCGTGCAACTGCGCTCCGGTGACCGACGGACGTTCCACACGCGCGTCGGTGCCGAAGACATGGGCGCCGAGGACATCGCCGACAACGTCGACGTGATCCTCCGCCGATTGCACGCGGACCTGGAGAAGGGTCCACAGAACATCGGTTCCGTCTTCGTGAAGACGACGATGGGCCCGTCCGTGGAGGTGGCCTGA
- a CDS encoding 50S ribosomal protein L10, whose protein sequence is MSAEATRQTENLPEWKREETDEIEALIEDHENVGVVGIAGIPSKQLQDMRRELHGTAVLRVSRNTLQRRALEATDVGELTEFVEGQVGLVLTDENPFSLYRELEASKTPAPIGAGEVAPNDIVIPEGDTGVDPGPFVGDLQQIGANARIEDGSIQVMEDSTVLEAGEEVTADIENVLNELGIEAKEVGLDLRAAFADGVVFDPDDLDIDVDAYEQDVSTAAVQARNLSVNAVFPTAQTAPTLVAKATGEAKSLGLQAAIEDEELMPDLVGKADAQLRALAAQIDDTDALPEELQDVEAPAETATEETTETDESTDEQDETDATEDGDDDDDDEDGAEGLGAMFG, encoded by the coding sequence ATGAGCGCCGAGGCCACTCGCCAGACCGAGAACCTGCCGGAGTGGAAGCGCGAGGAGACCGACGAGATCGAGGCCCTCATCGAGGACCACGAGAACGTCGGCGTAGTCGGTATCGCCGGCATCCCCTCGAAACAGCTGCAGGACATGCGCCGCGAACTGCACGGGACGGCCGTGCTTCGCGTGAGCCGCAACACGCTACAGCGCCGTGCACTGGAGGCGACCGACGTCGGCGAGCTCACGGAGTTCGTCGAGGGACAGGTCGGACTCGTCCTCACCGACGAGAATCCGTTCAGCCTCTATCGCGAACTCGAGGCCTCGAAGACGCCGGCACCGATCGGCGCGGGCGAGGTCGCACCGAACGACATCGTGATTCCCGAAGGGGACACCGGCGTCGATCCCGGACCGTTCGTCGGTGACCTCCAGCAGATCGGTGCGAACGCCCGGATCGAGGACGGCTCGATTCAGGTGATGGAGGACTCCACGGTACTCGAAGCCGGTGAGGAGGTTACGGCAGACATCGAGAACGTCCTCAACGAACTCGGTATCGAGGCGAAAGAGGTCGGTCTCGACCTGCGAGCGGCGTTCGCCGATGGCGTGGTCTTCGATCCAGACGACCTCGACATCGACGTCGACGCCTACGAGCAGGACGTCTCGACGGCCGCCGTGCAGGCCCGAAACCTGTCGGTCAACGCCGTCTTCCCGACGGCGCAGACTGCGCCGACGCTCGTCGCCAAAGCTACGGGCGAAGCCAAGAGCCTCGGGCTGCAGGCCGCCATCGAGGACGAAGAGCTGATGCCCGACCTCGTGGGCAAAGCCGACGCACAACTGCGCGCACTGGCTGCGCAGATCGACGATACCGACGCACTCCCCGAAGAACTCCAGGACGTCGAGGCGCCGGCCGAAACGGCGACCGAAGAGACGACGGAGACGGACGAATCGACCGACGAGCAAGACGAGACCGACGCCACCGAGGACGGCGACGACGATGACGACGACGAAGACGGCGCGGAAGGCCTCGGTGCGATGTTCGGCTGA
- a CDS encoding tripartite tricarboxylate transporter permease has translation MSGIDLVVDPGVSIRIGCWIGVGVLLGAISGSIPGLHANNVAFVLAGVAPQIPGPPLLVGVAMLAAGVVHTFVNAIPAMAIGVPDAEMALTTLPGHRLVLAGRGHEAIQLSAVGSLLAVVFAVPIAVPLTWIVVRVYPFVIDHLGLVLACVVCGLLIGERTPRRVLGGALTVALATGLGLTVLDVDPAAPLHAGGVLAPIFAGLFGAPVLIDAVDAGGVPKQDDARIRRPRWAVGSTAFAGTVAGAIVGFLPGVSAAIAAVAVLSVVPGTSGIGSTDDREYIVATSGVDTANAVFALIALVVLGQPRTGVMVAFDATGAPVVVPVVLASVLVAGTCGFAIVVLGGSYYLEFVGRANYAVLSIGVLALLVGLSWLFAGPLGVVVFCVSSVIGLVPVRLGVRRVHLMGVLLGPLILSAW, from the coding sequence ATGAGTGGGATAGATCTGGTCGTCGATCCGGGGGTGTCGATTCGGATCGGCTGCTGGATCGGCGTGGGTGTTCTGCTCGGGGCGATCAGCGGGTCGATTCCCGGATTGCACGCGAACAACGTCGCGTTCGTGCTGGCAGGGGTCGCGCCGCAGATACCGGGACCACCGCTGCTCGTCGGCGTAGCGATGCTCGCGGCGGGCGTCGTGCACACGTTCGTCAACGCGATCCCGGCGATGGCGATCGGTGTTCCGGACGCCGAGATGGCGTTGACGACGTTGCCCGGCCACCGTCTCGTTCTCGCCGGCCGGGGACACGAGGCGATCCAGCTGTCCGCAGTCGGGAGCCTGCTCGCGGTCGTCTTCGCGGTTCCCATCGCGGTGCCGCTCACCTGGATCGTCGTTCGGGTCTACCCGTTCGTGATCGACCACCTCGGGCTCGTCCTCGCCTGCGTGGTCTGCGGACTGCTCATCGGCGAGCGGACACCACGCCGTGTACTCGGCGGCGCGCTCACGGTTGCCCTCGCCACCGGACTCGGCCTGACTGTGTTAGACGTCGACCCGGCCGCGCCGCTACACGCAGGAGGAGTGCTCGCGCCGATCTTCGCGGGACTCTTCGGCGCCCCCGTGTTGATCGACGCAGTCGACGCAGGCGGAGTCCCCAAGCAGGACGACGCACGGATCCGGCGTCCGCGCTGGGCCGTCGGTTCGACAGCGTTCGCCGGGACCGTCGCCGGCGCGATCGTCGGGTTCCTCCCCGGCGTGTCGGCGGCCATCGCCGCCGTCGCAGTCCTCTCCGTCGTGCCGGGAACGAGTGGTATCGGTTCGACCGACGATCGCGAGTATATCGTGGCCACGAGCGGCGTCGACACGGCGAACGCGGTGTTCGCGCTGATCGCGCTGGTCGTGCTGGGTCAACCCCGGACCGGCGTGATGGTCGCGTTCGACGCGACGGGTGCACCCGTCGTCGTCCCGGTGGTGCTCGCGAGCGTCCTCGTCGCCGGAACCTGCGGCTTCGCGATCGTGGTCCTCGGCGGTTCGTACTATCTGGAATTCGTCGGCCGAGCGAACTATGCGGTCCTCTCGATCGGCGTACTCGCGCTACTCGTCGGGCTCTCGTGGCTGTTCGCCGGTCCGCTCGGTGTGGTCGTCTTCTGCGTTTCGAGCGTTATCGGTCTGGTCCCAGTCCGACTCGGTGTTCGACGCGTTCACCTGATGGGCGTCCTGCTCGGACCGCTCATCCTCTCGGCGTGGTGA